GTCCGGTACGGCGGCCCCGAGCAGTGTTCCTGGCTGGACGCCGCCGACCTGTTGTGGACCGGATGCTGGCTGGCCATCGTCGCCGGCGCCGTGCTGCGGCTGGTCACCCGGCCGGCCGGCCGAGCGCCCCGGACCCTCGACCTGCGCCGGTGGCGGTGAGTGTGCACCCACCCAAACGTGAGACCTTCGACCTGCACGCCCGCACCAACACCGATCCGAAGGGCATCGTGCGCGATGTGGAGGAGTTCACCGTGCGGCCATGGGGCCTCTACATGGCCCGCCCGACCCCGGGCCGTGCGCAGTTCCACTACCTGGAGACCTGGCTGCTGCCCGCGCTGAACCTGCGGGTGACGGTGTTCCATTTCAACCCCGGGCACGAACGTGACCAGGACTTCTACCTCGATGTCGGGCGGTATACCGCCGACGACGGGGTCTGGCGCTCCGAGGACCACTATCTGGACCTGGTGTTGCGCACCGGCCGCGACGTCACGCTGACCGACGTCGACGAACTGTTCGCCGCCGTCACCGAAGGACTGCTGGACCCGGCAACCGCCGAACGAGCCGTCGCGACGGCCGTGGCCACGGTGGACGGTCTGGCCCGCCACGACTATGACCTCGATCGCTGGCTGACGGTGCATGACGTGACACTGACCTGGCGGGCGTAAAGTCAAGATCATGAGTGTCACCAGGCGCGCAGGGCTGGCGGCTGCCACGGCATCGGCATTGCTGCTCGCGGGTCAGCTGCTTCCCGCATCGGCTTTCGCCGAACCCGGAGCCGGGCCCGACGTCGAGCAACCGCAGACCGAGGTCACCGAGCCGGGTCCCCCGCTGCTGTACAACATCACCTACCGGGTGCGCGCCGACGGCACGTCACGCCGGGCCGTGGTGGCCTACAAGGCCGACGATCACAACATCAACAGCGAGCAACCGAACCTGCTGCCCGGGCAGACGTTCGAGGTGAACACGGTGATGACCGACCCGAACCTGGCCGGTCTGGAGCTGTCCATCGACTGGCCCTACGGGTCGAACCTGCACTGCGAGATCCTGGTCGACGAGCAGATCGTGGTGCAGGCCGACCAGTTCATCGCCCCCCGGTTGCTGCGCCCCAAGGACGACCCGCTGTACGGGGTGCTGCATTGCGGTGCGCCCCTGAATGATGCGGTGGTCGGCGAGTCCGTCCCGGACCTCCCGGGCTACCCGACTCAGCCGGCGCCGGAGACTGCGCCCCAGATGTGACCGGTCAGGGCTTCCAACCGGTGGCGTCGGCCCACTCCCAGGCGCGGTGATACGCGTCGAGGAACCACGGTTCTTTGGCCGCGACGTAGTCCGGAGCTCGTGACGCTGCCCGCTTGGCTGCCAGATAGTCCTCCTGCACACCGGGATTGGCCTTCAGCCAGTCCACCCACAGCAGTGCGAACCGCTGGTTCGGCCAGCCGTCCACCCGGATGTGCACGTGGGTCGGCCGCCCCGGGTCCGCGGACGCGTGAAAACGCTTGCGCCACTGCGCCGGATCCTCACTGTGCGCGACGTCGGCCGAATTGTGGTCCACCCGTGGATATCCCGCGGCCAGCAGGGCATCGGCCAGCTCGTCGGCGACCTCCAGTGAGGCCACCGTCACCTGCACGTCGATGACGTCCTTGGAGTCCAGGCCCGGTACCGCGGTGGAACCGATGTGGTCGATGCGCACGGCGCGGTGCCCGCACGCGGTCTGCAACCGGGCCACGATACGGCGGGCCTGGTCCGGCCAGCCCGGATCGGCGGGCACCACGACCGGCTCGAGGTGTACCGGGCGGCGCAGCCGCAGATTGTGGGCGAACGGCACAATCCGGTCATGCCACAGGCCGCGGGCCTGCTCCACCAGGGCACCGGCGGTCCCCGAATTGTCCAGCCACACATCGGCCACCGCGCGGCGCTGCTCCTCGGTGGCCTGCGCCGCGATCCGGGCCCGGGCGTCCTGCTCGGTGAATCCGCGGTACTCGATGAGCCGCCGGACCCGCAGCTCGACATCGGCATTGACCACGATGACCAGCGGGAACATCGGCGCCATCTGCGATTCGACCAGCAGCGGGATGTCCTCGATGATCACCGGGCTTTCCTGGTCCAGCTGCGCGCATTCGATCAGTTCGGAGCGGCGACGGGCGACCAACGGGTGCACGATGCCGTTCAGCGTCTGGCGCTTCTCCTCGTCGCTGAACGCGACCGCCGCCAGGGCAGGCCGGTTGAGC
This region of Mycolicibacterium diernhoferi genomic DNA includes:
- the coaE gene encoding dephospho-CoA kinase, with protein sequence MLRIGLTGGIGAGKSTVSSTFSDLGGIVVDGDVIAREVVEPGTEGLAKLVDAFGHDILHAEGPQAGELNRPALAAVAFSDEEKRQTLNGIVHPLVARRRSELIECAQLDQESPVIIEDIPLLVESQMAPMFPLVIVVNADVELRVRRLIEYRGFTEQDARARIAAQATEEQRRAVADVWLDNSGTAGALVEQARGLWHDRIVPFAHNLRLRRPVHLEPVVVPADPGWPDQARRIVARLQTACGHRAVRIDHIGSTAVPGLDSKDVIDVQVTVASLEVADELADALLAAGYPRVDHNSADVAHSEDPAQWRKRFHASADPGRPTHVHIRVDGWPNQRFALLWVDWLKANPGVQEDYLAAKRAASRAPDYVAAKEPWFLDAYHRAWEWADATGWKP
- a CDS encoding DUF402 domain-containing protein: MHPPKRETFDLHARTNTDPKGIVRDVEEFTVRPWGLYMARPTPGRAQFHYLETWLLPALNLRVTVFHFNPGHERDQDFYLDVGRYTADDGVWRSEDHYLDLVLRTGRDVTLTDVDELFAAVTEGLLDPATAERAVATAVATVDGLARHDYDLDRWLTVHDVTLTWRA